TCATTAAGGTTAGCTTAGTGGTGAGGGAGGGATGGAAAAAAGGCAGAGGTCATGGGTTTGAACCTAAGACTTTTAAGTTATTAAGCAATTAATTGATTGTAAATACCATTACgctacactaaaaaaaataacactatAATGGGATGGTCAGTTACATTAACGATATTTGAGGCACATAATAACACTCTAATGACTATgaattgatttattaattaaagatCACCACCACTAGCAGTAGCATTATTACCCAAAAACATGCTCATTTTACTCCTTAGGGTATTAGGCATATAATGAAAAATAGGGTGAGCAACAGTCGGTTTAGTCGGTTTTtacacgaaaaaaaaaaattcaatttttcagtTTTCATAGTTATAATCCGAAAATCAACCGaccattatataaatataaaaaaaaaatgaccgTTTTAATCCACGATTTGGTCGGTTTAAATCGACAGAAGCaagctttatttttttaaaaaaaaaaataagtctttaaatttcctataattatttgaaaactaaaaaaattagagtattgtatcaaatatcatataatttaagaacaaaactttcttagttaaataaataatgtaaaataaacttttttaaatttaataaaattatttgtgaTACTAGTATGGTaatgagttatattaaaaaaaattgtatcattttatgaatgtgtgtatataatacgtaaatatatcaaattataataaaatataacaatgaataattgagacattaaataaaaaatataagaagtaaaactagtttaataaaattgtatattatatatgtacaaaaataattatattatacatGTAtagtataaaatatatatgttcggtCGGTTTGCCATCAACACTAAAATCGACCGTGTTAAGGCAGTTTTTAATCGAAGGCAGTTTTTTCGGTGTTGATTTTTTCGATGTTCGGACGGTCGGTGTACTCGGTTTGGTCAATTTCTTAGATTTTTTGCTCACCCCTAATGAAAAACTTTAGGTgtgattgatatatatatatatatatatatgtgtgtgtgtgtatatatatatgtaggtGACTActtaatggttacatttttattgtaaccatgatggttccattttttttttacttataatTGTAGGTTACCAATaggtaaaaatttattttttagaattaaattcatcataattaataattttcctaaagtaaataattttagtttaaatatttaacatgactatttttagcaattaatatttataaataatttatgtttacatttaagtattcattataacatttttaacatttaaaccatttaactataatatttacaataaaattttatttctttttacaaaatttagacTTCCACCCCTTCTAAAATAAAagtttgaatatttaattaatttttaaaaattacatctaATTTGCTTAAATTACATTTAAGCAaattaatatcattttattcgcttgtaattttataaatagtGGCTCATCTCACTATTTTGAAGGGCTAAATTCATACTTTTAAGAGAACTATTATACTGCTAAAATTATTATCTGTAATTCTGAGAAATATTGAGAAAGTCACTTGACTCTAATTCTTGTGATCTTGATATTCTAACAAGTACATACAGAGAAATGGGAGTAAGTTATTAGTACATTATTGGGGCGGAACCTCTATAATTATAATTCttagtaggggtgttcatccaattcaatcccaaCTATTTTTTGCTTATAGTGCATtcgatccgcactaagtgcggatttcattttttggatccaattcaatccgcacaatatctcaaatccaatccaatccgcaaaaatGCGGATTgaatcggttattttggattggttactttttaatattaaattatttaatatttatgaaaaaaaaatattttttttcacataactagcaacaaaataaaacaaattatagttattttatgtcttcaacaacacattaaaacaaataaaatagtaaataacaaaaggaagaaaaaaatgtatgtataaaaaaatatttaattttattttaaattgtatataaaaaaagattatatataagaatagaatatacatttaatttattaaattttaaaatataattatattatatgtattatacttttaaattactattttctttacattaaaatgttatttatatatgtaactttttaattttttataaatatgtgtagattagattggatcggttacttttacatatcaatcaacatccaatccgcacaagtgcgaattttaaattttccaatccaatccacacaagtGTAGATATCCGCACTTTGCGGATTGAATTAGATTGAATCGTGCAGATTGAATTAGATcaactattttatgaacacccctaattcttagtgttcttttttttttttttctataattcATCGTGAGGAGTACATTTTTAAGATTTAGCATAATTCACAAACCACATTATTTGGTATTAAGAAAAAGAAATGGCCTTATGAGCCGTTCATTCGTTTTATTCATTTCCAATAATTATAGGCGAATAAAAACGCTTAAATGAATCACAAGCTCTATGCTTTTGTACACCTGTCACTCTCTTCAACTCAAAAACTAAAGCAAATTTATTGGTTAACAAACATCATAGAGAGCCTGCTCAAGAGTCCAATTTTGTATTTAGGCAATCTGGTTGACTTAAAAGCCTGAGAATTGAATTTATTTATACAAAGTACAAACTCAATTATGACAAAGAAGAGTGACAGAATCAATGTTGCTTCTTATCCCACTTAATTCTTTCACTCTTCCTAAGCCAAAAGAAAGAACTACACTATTACTCAGTACACAACTCTAATGAACTATCAAACTCAAAATGATTGTTCATTGAACCTGAATCCGGTTGCTACAACTTCATTGCTCGTGTCCGACGTCTCCCCACCGAACCTTGTATCTTGCGGCAAGATAATGGGCTCCAACAGGACCCCTGCTTCCATAGGGATAATATTCTGGGATTATCTTTTTCTCTTCAAGCTCTTTCAAGAAAGGTGTAAACAATGACCAAGCAGCATCCAATTCATCACTTCGGATAAACAACCGCCTTTCTCCTTCTATAGCATCCAGCAATAACCTCTCGTAAGCATCTGGAATCTCTTTCGAGTATCTACAAGGAAAATGCCAGAAAAATTTTGATAACCATAAACAATATATCCCACTGGAATAGAATAGATAACTATCTGtacaatattaataataaagttaccTGGCTGCATAGTGAAGGTTCAGATTACTACGGTCAAGTTTCATTCCAAGACCAGGAACCTTGTTATTGATCTTCAAATAAATTGCTTCATCAGGTTGTACTCGAATAACAAGCTCATTAGTAGCTCGATCAAGATCTGTTCCGAAATTTCGGTTATATAAGTTTCCAGGAACATGCCTAAACTGTACCCTTATCTCAGCCCTGGAAAAGATGAACAGAAAATTGAATATCAGAAGGAAATATGAATTGTCAATCAAAAACTAGAAAAACTAAAGACAATGGAgtattttccttaaaaaaacaCCAACCCCTTAGTATGTAATGCTTTTCCAGCCTTCATAAGAAAAGGCACTCCATCCCATCTTGCATTGTCTATGAAGAGGGCAGCTGCTGCAAATGTTGGAGTTAAGCTGCCCTTAGGGACAGTTTCGTCATCTGTGTAAGATGGGTAATTGATACCTCCTCTTGTATGGCTTTTATATTGCCCTACAACAACATCGTCAAGTTTCACCGGCCGCATTGAACGCAAAACTTTCACCTGGCACCAAGCAGCTTAATTGTTCAGAAGCATAGAATATAAGGAAAATCAATTACAGGTGAATCAAAATGTCAAAAAAATTACAGTAGCCTGCTGTTAAGATATGCATAAAATGAAGTAAAAAAACCTTCTCATTTCTGATATCTTCAGCATCCAAGCTGACTGGTGTTTCCATTGCAAAGAGCGCTAGTATCTGAAGCAAGTGATTCTGCATTATGTCTCTTATTATCCCATAATTGTCGAAGTAGCTACATAAAAACAAGAAAGAATCTAAGACATAAACTCTTGCCAAAGATCAGGGCAAAAAGTTACCAGTAATTGGCAAAAGAAAAGTACCCTCCACGACCCTCAGTGCCAAAATCTTCAGAGAATATTAATTGGACATTCCTAATATACTGCCTTGACCACAGAGGTTCAAAAATAAGGTTAGAAAATCTGAGAACGGAGAGATTTTCTACCAGCTCCTTTCCCAGATAATGGTCTATCCTGAATATTTGATCCTCTTCTAGGTACTGCTTTAGGGCTTTCGTCAAAGCAGCAGAGGATTCTGAATCTCGGCCAAAGGGTTTCTCAACAATGACCCTGGTCCAACCATTACCAGAGGAAGCTGACAAGCTTGCACACTTCACAGCATCTATGAAAATGTTTGGAGGAATCGATAGATAGAAGAGGCGATTGGATACCCTACCAACCTACAAATATAAGAAATCAAACAAGTCACTAATGGAATTTGATGATTAGTTTCACAGTCGTCAGAAAATTATGAAATGTACATTATGCAAGCCCATTCACCAATTACCTCATGTTCCTTTAATTTCTTGTCTAGCTCTGCaaagtttttctctgaatcatACTGACCAGAATGATAAAAACATCTTCCGAGAAATTGTTCCATCTTCTCACCACAATTTTCCCTGATATCCAAGAACCAACGTGTCATGTCCcaatcaacttaaatagtaCACGAGCAACAACAACTTGGGCTATAATAACTAAAACAAATTAAGAATACAGAGAAAAAGAGCTGACTTTCACCTTTGATCAATTCTGCAAGTAAGTGTTTTACTAACCATAATTCTAAGCTCTGCATCTGTCATCTTACTCCGTGCATAACCATATACTGTAAAATGCTACAACAGTAACCAATTGCAAATTATATACTGACATTGACAAGATAGCACTAGAGCCACAAGTTTTCACATGAGAAATAATAAGAAACAAACCTTGGGGAGGAAACCCTCGTAGAAAAGTGCGAAAAGTGCAGGAAAAATTTTCTTCTTGGCAAGATCCCCAGAGGCTCCAACAACTGTGATGCTAACGGTTGATTCATTTCCACTGCCATCGAATCCAGCTGTTTCTTTCAATTTGCTAAGGGGAGTTTTATTCTCAACCGGGCTGACTGTTGTAGACACTGCACCTACACCCAATAAGATACATATACTATCCCAATAAGACTTCAGAATAGAGAGAATGTCTAAATGGTACCCCCACACACACACCAAAaagaaaacagaaaaaaaaagaacaagttACAAGTTGAACTTCACAATTAACaagcaaaacaaaaaaaaattgaatccaATTTGTATTACTTCTTCATAAATCAACTAACCaccaaaaattcaaatttaattttctgccTACCCCACACACATAATATAAGCAAATTTATTACACTATATGGTACGCACACCCGAAAAATCGAACCCAATTTGTAATACTCTTTTCACAAATCAACATGCCACAAAACTTCAAATTCCATTTCCTTCCTAATCCACACATAATACAAGCAGATTTATTCACAATagtaaataaatgaaataagtACAACAAAAATTTGCATAGAACTCTCCGCAATACCTCTAGAGGTTCCAAACACATTGACCGCAGGAGCCTCCACACTTTGAGCAGGTGCAGCGGCACTAGTTTGTTCCAAAGGAGTAACCTGAGCTCTTACGCAACCCGAACCTGAATCAATACAATCTCAGCTATATTCCAACGCTACATTAGAATAAATTACTCTCTATGAATGAGTAAAGAAGATTACCTGATGAAATCTTGGAATTGGCAAGGGAAATCGAAGTCCATGGATGGAAGTTTCGAGGGGCGGAGGAAGGTCGGAATGAGTAGTTGGAAGAAAGTCGTGTTGATTTGGAAACGACGGCGTTTGAAGCAGCAATGGCAGCCATGGGAGATtgagaatgagaatgagagagagaaagggggGGTTTTGTTGGTTTAAATGAAGAAGAGAAGAGACTTGGATTGCATCGAAGGGGTGTTTGTTAGGCCCTTTGGGATCTCCGAAAGGAtgttttcttcctttcttaGCTTTGTAATTTGCATTAACCAAaaccaactctctctctctctctctctctctactattgcaagaagaaaaataagaagacaACTAGCTTAGCTTAGCTTAGCTTAGGTAGCCAAGTtcattttggtttttttttttttttaattggttgtgttctttttctttctttttttgaaaaaaaaaaattaaggtttGATAGATTAGATCAATTGGTCGTTACAAACTCAAAGCCTATTTAGTAATATTATGGGTAGCAAGATTAAATtactagatattttaaaaaaattacatcccaaaaataatttaaaagaaTTCAAATTAGTAAATATAATTGCATATTTTCTATCTAAAAGTggtatctttttcttttttttttttagacgAAAATGTAACTTCAGCAACAGAAGAAAGCTACAAAAGTGGAACAGATTCATTCCAGCTCAATTCCTTGTTTAGCCTCAAGGCCTTGCGAGCTAAATGATGAGCATTGTAATTGTACTTCCTGTTTACATGTCGAAGGCTAACATTGAGGAAGAAAGACAAAGAACTTCTAATATCATCAACCACATCCGTGAGGGCAGAAAGATTTTGCTTCTAACCACAAATTCGATCTACAAGAATCTTGGAATCAGTCTCAATGACAGCAAAGGGGATTTTGATATGATGGCACCATACCAGGCTTGTTCTTAATGCTAAGGCTTCAGCCATCAAAGGTTGAAAGTTACCAGTTGCAGGGATAGAAAGACCAGCCACAACCCTGCCACTCCAATCTTTAATAATAGCCCCAAAACCAAGCTTGCCTTGATCTGAACTTAGTGCCACATCAGTATTAAGCTGATAGAAACCCGGAGAGACATGTCTCGACTTGCTAGGATAGTGCGTGGCCTTAGATGTATTATACTCCCTCATATTAAGTTGTGCTTCTTTGTAATCTGAAAGAAAAGAGTTAATCCAATCAACAACATTAGCAGGAGACATATTATGATttgcaaataattttttatttctaaggTTCCATATTGCCCAGACAGTAGATAACAAAAGTGATAGATCCTCTTTATTCAGCTGAGAGAAACCAGAGAGCAAAAAGTCTTTGATATCAGTATACCTAtaagaaatataaaaatatcgAAGTGGGGAAGCTTTCCAAATCTTAGCAGCACTGGAACAATCTAGCAAGGCATGAGTAACCGTTTCACTTGGACAGTGACAAAGAGAGCAAGAAGGGTTTGGAAGAGATTTTTTGAGGAACAAATTGAGGGCAGCAGGGAGAATGTGATGATAAGCCCTCCAAGagaaagttttaattttagGAGGAAGATTCAGGGTCCAGAGCGTAGTCCACCACTTTTTGATTGTTAGATATTAGATGTATATTAGCTGTAAAAGAattagatatttagtagatatttagtctcctagctttgtatataaatatgtattattctatgaaatcgatacacaattcgaatcactattttctacatggtatcagagcattgtgattcaaaattcgaaattcgaaattagggttcttaaaaaaaaaagaaaaaaaaaagggtttgagtttagggttgtttttcgGAAACCCTATTTGGAGTGCGAATTTAGTCTCACCGCCCACTCAGCCGTGTTGCCCAGCCGCCGATCTACGAAACCCCGAAGTCCGATCGCTGGATTCCTCgcgcgtggggctcacgcgccgCCTGAAGTTTCTGCCCGTCTTCCCACGCGTCGGCCCGTGGAGGCGCGTGTGACGGTGCCTTCGACGGCGTTCTTTTGCCGATTCTCTACTGGGTTCTTCTAAGCCCACTCACATCTGTTCTAGGTTGTAATTTGGTATTTATTTGTCTTCTTCGTGTTTGGGTGTTCATTCTTTAGTgttcttttgttctttttctctgtcctttgtgtttgcttttgagattatggcagagataagatcagattcaaaatcagttgttgtttctgatgttgttcccgtgatgtctaaaatcacggaccataagttgattggttcgaattatttggaatggagtaagacgattcgcctgtatttgaggagtattgacaaagatgatcacttgaCTGACGATCCTCCTGAAGAAACAAACGATTCAAGGGAAATATGGCTCCGTGAGGATGCTCTCTTGTTCCTGCAAATTCAAAATTCTATCGATCatgaggtaattagtttgattaatcattgtgaattggttaaagaactaatggattacttggagtttttgtattctggcaaagacaacatatctcgcatatatgatgtttgcaaagctttttatcgcgcggagaaacaagataagtctcttatgaattattttatgacTTTCAAGAAAACGTATgaagaacttaatgtgctattaccCTTTAGTCCTGATATAAAAATTCAACAGCGCCAACGAGAACAAATGgctattatgagttttcttgcaggactctcatctgaatttgactctgcaaagtcacaagttctctctggttctgatgtctcctctttacaagatgtgtttactcgtgttcttcgcaCAGAGACTACCTCTTCAACTCCTCTTAATAGCGCCTTGGTGAGTCGTAATAATTCTGCACCGGAAAGAAACTCTACTCCAAGTGGATTTAAAGGAGGTAATTCACAAGGACCTGATAACCGCACACCAAATTCTGGGAGCATCATGTGCAATTATTGTAAGAAACCAGACCATACCAAGTTTGAGTGTAGGAAGTTACAGTTTAAGAATCGACAATAACACTCTGCCAATATTGCAAGCACTAGTGATGCATCTGACAAATCGGTCCTTATTTCTGCTGATGAATTTTCCAAGTTCTCAAGGTATTAGGAAACActtaagtcttcatcttcttctgtcACTGCGATTGCTGATTCAGGTAACTCTAATGCATgccttctttccaaatcctcaaaatgggtcattgattctggtgccacaGATCATATGACAGGTAATTCCCGTCTGTTTTCCACTTTTCAGTCTCACAGTCCCACTTCTGTTGTCACCTTAGCTGATGGGTCAACAGCTTCTGTTCTTGGATCTGGCACTATTATTCCTACACCTATGCTATCTATGTCATCAGTCTTACATTTACCTGATTTGtcctttaatttgctttctgttagtcaactcactcgtaatttaaattattgcatctcattctttcctAATCATTGCTTGTTTCAGAATCTTATgacgaagaagattattggtaaaggacatgaatctggtggcttgtatgttcttgacccaCTTAAGCCAATCTCTATTGCTTGTTCGAGTGTTGCTTCCGCTTTTGAGGCTCATTGTCGTTTAGGTCATCCATCCCTTCCTTTGCTCAAGAAACTGTGTCCCCAATATAGTAGTTTATCTTCATTAGATTGTGAGTCCTGTCAGTTTGCCAAACATCATCGTGTTAGTTTGAGTCCTCGTGTCAATAAACGTGCTAATGTTCCTTTTGCGTTAGTTCATTCTGATGTTTGGGGTCCTTCTCCTATTTTGTCTCAACCTGGATTcaggtattttgttacttttgtggatgattattctcgtgtaacttggttatatttaatgaaaaatcgttctgagtttttttctatattctgtgctttttgtgctgagattcaaactcaatttaatgtatctattcgtactttgagaagtgataatgccaaagagtacacgtctgctcaatttcaatcttatatgacctctaatggcatgcttcatgaaacttcttgtgttgatacgACACCTCATAATGGTGTTGCAGAACGTAAAAACAaacatcttcttgaaactgcacgtgctctcttgtttcaaatgaaagttcctaaacctttttgggccgatgcagtttccacggcatgctttcttattaatcgcatgccatcctctgttcttaatggtgaaattccatttaaaattctttttcctaataagtCATTGTTTCCAGTTGTTCCGCGAGTATTTGGCagtgtttgttttgctcgcgatgtccgtccatctgtcaccaaattagaccctaaggcactaaagtgtgtctttcttggttattctcgtcttcagaaagggtataggtgttattgtcctgatctcaacaaatatcttgtttctattgatgttacctttgtagaaaatacaccttatttttcatcttccactacttctactagtcagggggaggatgatgatttgttggtttattcTGTCACATCCTATGCGCCTGATACATGTTCTGGCGGGTCTCTTGTTCCTTCACCTGCCTCGGTCGTCACCCCCACAATGtctacacctccaccacctccaccacctctaccacctccaccactcccTCGACCTCCTATAGTGTACACCAGGCGCCCCCCTCCTCCACCCCCTGTTTCATGTCCTGCACCTGTATCTTCGTCATCAGATCCGGAAATCTCAGATGATCTTCCCATTGCACTACGTAAAGGTAAACGCCAATGTACTTTTCCTATTACTTCTTTTGTGTCTTATAATcatctctcctcttcttcttgctcttttattgcttctcttgattctatcactattcctaaaactgttcgagaagcga
This Cannabis sativa cultivar Pink pepper isolate KNU-18-1 chromosome 6, ASM2916894v1, whole genome shotgun sequence DNA region includes the following protein-coding sequences:
- the LOC115724757 gene encoding glucose-6-phosphate 1-dehydrogenase, chloroplastic isoform X2; the protein is MAAIAASNAVVSKSTRLSSNYSFRPSSAPRNFHPWTSISLANSKISSGSGCVRAQVTPLEQTSAAAPAQSVEAPAVNVFGTSRGAVSTTVSPVENKTPLSKLKETAGFDGSGNESTVSITVVGASGDLAKKKIFPALFALFYEGFLPKHFTVYGYARSKMTDAELRIMVSKTLTCRIDQRENCGEKMEQFLGRCFYHSGQYDSEKNFAELDKKLKEHEVGRVSNRLFYLSIPPNIFIDAVKCASLSASSGNGWTRVIVEKPFGRDSESSAALTKALKQYLEEDQIFRIDHYLGKELVENLSVLRFSNLIFEPLWSRQYIRNVQLIFSEDFGTEGRGGYFDNYGIIRDIMQNHLLQILALFAMETPVSLDAEDIRNEKVKVLRSMRPVKLDDVVVGQYKSHTRGGINYPSYTDDETVPKGSLTPTFAAAALFIDNARWDGVPFLMKAGKALHTKGAEIRVQFRHVPGNLYNRNFGTDLDRATNELVIRVQPDEAIYLKINNKVPGLGMKLDRSNLNLHYAARYSKEIPDAYERLLLDAIEGERRLFIRSDELDAAWSLFTPFLKELEEKKIIPEYYPYGSRGPVGAHYLAARYKVRWGDVGHEQ
- the LOC115724757 gene encoding glucose-6-phosphate 1-dehydrogenase, chloroplastic isoform X1; protein product: MAAIAASNAVVSKSTRLSSNYSFRPSSAPRNFHPWTSISLANSKISSGSGCVRAQVTPLEQTSAAAPAQSVEAPAVNVFGTSRDILSILKSYWDSICILLGVGAVSTTVSPVENKTPLSKLKETAGFDGSGNESTVSITVVGASGDLAKKKIFPALFALFYEGFLPKHFTVYGYARSKMTDAELRIMVSKTLTCRIDQRENCGEKMEQFLGRCFYHSGQYDSEKNFAELDKKLKEHEVGRVSNRLFYLSIPPNIFIDAVKCASLSASSGNGWTRVIVEKPFGRDSESSAALTKALKQYLEEDQIFRIDHYLGKELVENLSVLRFSNLIFEPLWSRQYIRNVQLIFSEDFGTEGRGGYFDNYGIIRDIMQNHLLQILALFAMETPVSLDAEDIRNEKVKVLRSMRPVKLDDVVVGQYKSHTRGGINYPSYTDDETVPKGSLTPTFAAAALFIDNARWDGVPFLMKAGKALHTKGAEIRVQFRHVPGNLYNRNFGTDLDRATNELVIRVQPDEAIYLKINNKVPGLGMKLDRSNLNLHYAARYSKEIPDAYERLLLDAIEGERRLFIRSDELDAAWSLFTPFLKELEEKKIIPEYYPYGSRGPVGAHYLAARYKVRWGDVGHEQ